One genomic segment of Methanobrevibacter boviskoreani JH1 includes these proteins:
- the pyrG gene encoding glutamine hydrolyzing CTP synthase, with product MERIILTKYIIITGGVVSSIGKGITSASIGRLLRSYGLRVSAIKIDPYLNWDSGTLNPYQHGEVFVTYDGMETDLDLGHYERFLDVELPGISNITTGKVYSSVINKERRGDYLGACVQIIPHITDEIKRMIRNAATLKNFDVVLVELGGTVGDIESQPFLEALRQLRNEEGSQNVMFVHVTYVPYLEAAKEFKTKPTQHSTKELRSTGIAPDMIVCRSPSPIDEGLQAKIANFCDVDENAVVNTPDAKSIYEVPLVLDKNNVGEFIVNRIHLDVKPDSAKLDEWRGVVKSLEIQEPVVNIGIVGKYVELEDAYISIRESLQHGAAKVGVKMNITYISADVEHLDTKVLDELDGILIPGGFGERGFEGKLEAVEYAIENEVPIFGICLGMQSMVTQFARRNGLEDANSTEFGNDFKHPVIDLMEEQKKIKNMGGTMRLGSYDCKLVPGTKTYEAYKELGGIFKDTNLIEERHRHRYEFNNDYREILQEKGLVLSGVSPDDFLVEIVELPNHPWFIGCQFHPEFKSRPNRPHPLFTSFVDAAYNYSKK from the coding sequence ATGGAGAGGATTATTCTGACAAAATATATTATAATTACTGGTGGTGTAGTAAGTTCTATTGGAAAAGGAATTACTTCTGCTTCTATTGGTCGATTACTAAGATCTTATGGACTTAGAGTATCAGCTATTAAAATTGATCCCTACCTCAATTGGGATTCAGGTACATTAAACCCATATCAACATGGTGAGGTATTTGTGACCTATGATGGAATGGAAACTGATTTGGATCTTGGACATTACGAAAGGTTTTTAGATGTGGAACTTCCAGGTATATCAAACATTACAACAGGAAAGGTTTATAGTTCTGTAATCAATAAGGAAAGAAGGGGAGATTATTTGGGAGCATGTGTGCAAATCATCCCTCACATTACAGATGAAATCAAAAGAATGATTAGAAATGCTGCCACATTAAAAAATTTTGATGTTGTCCTTGTGGAACTTGGTGGTACCGTTGGAGATATTGAATCTCAGCCATTTTTAGAGGCTTTAAGACAACTTAGAAATGAAGAGGGCAGTCAAAATGTAATGTTTGTACATGTAACATATGTGCCTTATCTTGAGGCTGCTAAAGAATTTAAAACAAAACCTACACAGCACTCTACTAAAGAACTTAGAAGTACAGGAATTGCACCGGATATGATTGTATGTAGATCTCCTTCACCAATTGATGAAGGCCTACAAGCTAAAATAGCTAACTTCTGTGATGTAGATGAAAATGCCGTAGTAAATACACCTGATGCCAAATCAATATATGAAGTTCCTCTCGTATTGGATAAAAATAATGTTGGAGAATTTATTGTAAATAGAATCCACTTAGATGTAAAACCAGATAGTGCAAAACTTGATGAATGGAGAGGTGTTGTAAAATCCCTTGAAATTCAGGAGCCTGTTGTAAACATTGGTATTGTAGGCAAATATGTTGAACTTGAAGATGCATATATCAGTATCAGAGAATCATTGCAACATGGTGCCGCTAAAGTTGGAGTAAAAATGAATATCACCTATATCAGTGCCGATGTAGAACATCTGGATACTAAAGTTTTAGATGAACTTGACGGTATTTTAATACCTGGTGGTTTCGGTGAACGTGGATTCGAGGGAAAACTTGAGGCAGTTGAATATGCAATAGAAAACGAGGTACCTATCTTTGGTATTTGTTTAGGTATGCAATCTATGGTTACCCAATTTGCAAGACGTAATGGACTTGAAGATGCCAACAGTACAGAATTCGGTAATGACTTCAAACATCCGGTCATTGACTTAATGGAAGAGCAAAAGAAAATCAAAAACATGGGTGGAACTATGCGTTTAGGATCATACGATTGTAAATTAGTTCCTGGAACCAAAACATATGAGGCATATAAAGAATTGGGAGGAATATTTAAGGACACTAATCTAATTGAGGAACGTCATAGACACAGATATGAGTTTAACAATGATTATCGTGAGATTTTACAGGAAAAAGGTCTTGTATTATCTGGAGTATCACCTGATGATTTCTTAGTTGAAATTGTTGAACTTCCTAATCATCCTTGGTTCATCGGCTGTCAATTCCATCCCGAATTTAAATCAAGACCAAATAGGCCACATCCACTATTTACATCCTTTGTAGATGCAGCTTATAACTATTCTAAAAAATGA
- a CDS encoding M42 family metallopeptidase translates to MSDKKESKADKYFNMDLMKELCETNGISGFEDDIADIFERELTGVADTIERDNMGNIICTKKGKKGKPTVMLASHMDEIGLMVRFIDDDGFLRFTKIGGINDQMLQNQTVTIHTDHGDVTGVIGSKPPHITTAEERKKVVPFDKMFIDIGAKDKEEAESMVSIGDPIYINTIFAEYPHNCFMGKAIDNRAGCYVVMEVLKRVNTDATVYGVGTVQEEVGLKGARTSAFKLNPDWAFALDTTLSGDHPGIKPDEAPGKMGDGPVIVLIDAAGRGIITPKKVRDLLIKTGDENDIPYQLEVGDGGTTDGSVISLTREGIPTGVFSVPTRYIHTPCSVASAEDIENTIELIVKAIESLA, encoded by the coding sequence ATGAGTGATAAAAAAGAATCCAAAGCAGATAAATACTTTAATATGGATTTAATGAAAGAACTATGTGAAACCAACGGTATTTCTGGTTTTGAAGATGATATTGCAGATATTTTTGAAAGAGAATTAACTGGTGTAGCAGACACAATTGAAAGGGATAATATGGGAAATATTATCTGTACCAAAAAAGGTAAAAAAGGTAAACCAACTGTTATGTTAGCTTCACATATGGATGAAATTGGATTAATGGTTCGTTTCATTGATGATGATGGATTTTTAAGATTCACAAAAATTGGTGGAATTAATGATCAAATGTTACAAAACCAAACAGTTACAATTCATACAGACCATGGTGATGTAACTGGTGTAATTGGTTCTAAACCACCTCACATTACAACTGCTGAAGAAAGGAAAAAAGTAGTTCCATTTGATAAAATGTTTATTGATATTGGAGCTAAAGATAAGGAAGAGGCAGAATCAATGGTTTCCATAGGAGATCCTATTTACATTAATACAATATTTGCAGAATATCCTCACAACTGCTTTATGGGAAAAGCTATTGATAACCGTGCAGGATGTTATGTAGTAATGGAAGTACTTAAAAGAGTAAACACCGATGCTACAGTTTATGGTGTTGGAACTGTTCAAGAAGAAGTAGGTCTTAAAGGTGCTAGAACTTCTGCATTTAAATTAAATCCTGATTGGGCATTTGCTTTAGATACCACATTATCTGGAGACCACCCAGGAATTAAACCTGATGAAGCTCCTGGAAAGATGGGTGACGGACCTGTTATAGTACTTATCGATGCGGCAGGTAGAGGAATCATCACCCCTAAAAAAGTAAGGGATTTACTTATTAAAACTGGTGATGAAAACGATATACCTTACCAATTAGAAGTTGGTGACGGTGGAACTACCGATGGTAGTGTAATCAGTCTTACAAGGGAAGGTATTCCAACAGGAGTATTCTCTGTACCAACAAGATATATCCACACTCCATGCAGTGTTGCTAGTGCAGAGGATATTGAAAACACTATTGAATTAATTGTTAAAGCTATTGAGTCATTAGCTTAA
- a CDS encoding ClC family H(+)/Cl(-) exchange transporter: protein MERDITKVLEVLTKDSKYHLNIIIEGLLIGIVSGLIVSFYRFLINSGESIVFNVISIVKTNVFYTVLWFVILILMGLFICYLIKFEGDTAGSGVPQVTGEVKGYIDANWLKLLFTKTIGGFVSSLGGLSLGREGPSVQLGAMASKGLSKVLKAPNTDETLFILAGSGAGLAATFNAPIAGLLFTLEEIDHTFNKKVVFVGLIASVTADFIAKIFFGQSTVFKIASPNIPLDYYWLLIFLGILLGFAGYLFNRGLIGAGNLWEKYNVPIELRIVPTFIICGICGFFIPQILEGGYSMVNSLNYLIPGITIILLLLIGKFLLTILSSSSGSPGGIFFPILAIGAYVGALFSAIAIPLFGLNPTIAYKFIIISMAGMFASTIRSPITGIILVTEITGSAHTLVALAIVSIIAYMIPTILNNDPIYTSLLNNILEKRNQHKYEDSTKPILANYTVPLSSSCENRKLNDIPLPDTILVISIIRDDNYIIPDEDTVLKYGDELYILMESGRFSKDNRKIEKIIYDGKV, encoded by the coding sequence ATGGAAAGGGACATTACTAAAGTTTTAGAGGTTTTAACTAAGGATTCTAAATATCATCTGAACATAATTATTGAAGGTTTACTTATAGGTATTGTATCAGGTCTTATTGTTTCTTTTTACCGATTTTTGATTAATTCCGGAGAATCTATTGTTTTTAATGTAATTTCTATAGTTAAAACCAACGTTTTTTATACTGTATTGTGGTTTGTAATTCTTATTTTAATGGGTCTTTTTATCTGTTATCTGATAAAATTTGAAGGGGATACTGCAGGTAGTGGTGTTCCTCAGGTAACCGGTGAAGTAAAAGGATATATTGATGCTAATTGGTTAAAATTACTTTTTACCAAAACCATTGGTGGATTTGTATCCTCTTTAGGTGGTCTGTCACTTGGAAGGGAAGGACCTTCAGTACAATTAGGTGCAATGGCTTCCAAAGGTTTGTCAAAAGTTTTAAAAGCACCAAACACAGATGAAACATTATTTATACTTGCAGGTTCCGGTGCAGGTTTGGCCGCGACTTTTAATGCTCCAATTGCAGGTTTACTTTTTACATTGGAAGAAATTGATCATACGTTTAATAAAAAGGTTGTCTTTGTTGGTTTAATTGCTTCAGTTACAGCTGACTTTATTGCAAAGATATTTTTCGGACAATCAACTGTTTTTAAAATAGCCTCTCCAAACATTCCCCTTGATTATTATTGGTTACTTATATTCCTGGGAATCTTGTTAGGTTTTGCAGGTTACCTTTTTAATAGGGGTTTAATTGGTGCCGGTAATTTATGGGAGAAATATAATGTTCCAATAGAACTCAGGATAGTTCCAACCTTTATTATCTGTGGAATATGTGGTTTTTTCATTCCCCAGATATTGGAGGGGGGATATTCAATGGTAAACTCACTTAATTATTTAATTCCTGGAATTACTATAATATTGCTATTATTAATCGGTAAATTTTTACTTACAATCTTGTCCTCATCATCAGGTTCACCTGGAGGCATATTCTTCCCAATACTTGCTATCGGCGCATATGTTGGTGCATTATTCAGTGCTATAGCTATTCCATTGTTTGGACTTAACCCTACAATTGCATACAAGTTTATTATAATTTCTATGGCAGGAATGTTTGCATCTACAATACGTTCACCAATTACTGGTATAATACTTGTTACAGAGATTACAGGCTCAGCCCATACATTGGTGGCGTTAGCTATTGTAAGCATTATTGCCTATATGATACCTACAATATTAAACAATGATCCAATTTACACATCCTTATTAAATAATATTCTTGAAAAACGTAATCAGCACAAATATGAGGATTCAACAAAACCAATACTTGCAAATTATACTGTTCCATTAAGTAGTTCATGTGAAAATAGGAAACTAAATGATATTCCACTTCCTGATACGATTCTTGTTATTTCAATTATAAGGGATGATAATTATATTATTCCTGATGAGGATACCGTTTTAAAATATGGTGATGAACTGTATATCCTAATGGAATCTGGAAGATTTTCTAAAGATAACAGGAAAATAGAAAAAATCATCTATGACGGTAAGGTTTAA
- a CDS encoding DUF3320 domain-containing protein — MSKSSSSKKIEKEFKDLRKNLLDLTLRNQLLNFKDRNQTLNISDQSPSNVYNFLVLQNKSMRFVSTGKAEDEKESHSIFNIRKPKFTHDDNKLDVDLTPNQLQKRLFYINNQSKTMLEEQGYNILYMAIGFLKWIDRSKPKKINLAPLILIPVTMERKQIGNNFYLHWSGEDIQTNISLKTKLSEDGIEIPDFEGGNYVEAPERYMKKVSEAVSHMKKWEVTDKVALGFFSFTKFIMYNDLNPESWKDGVDLTNHPLIQAIFDPSVNDQEGFNEADIDKKVNYRDMYQVLDADSSQIAVIEDVKAGRNLVVEGPPGTGKSQTIVNLIAELIADGKTVLFVAEKMAALEVVKNRLSSVGLGKYVLELHSHKTRRKKFLKELQKSANVRSTRDLNIDRTIRKLETLKVQLDDYAEIIHKPLYAVQLSPYDLYGKKEYAEEYFSKQGKILPLVRFDHPEDLTMKDLDDIVISLENLAELHGTINQENPWSYCSPDSLLPSDLREIELLITDSSAALDDFKIEAEIAEETYGIKEPVNLESYNKTIESLNFLDGEYPIVDKNLLQSSVWNSPKEGLKLIEDLEKYQKSAKVLDKFHKEILNEDIDGLIREFEEASHKKFSFFSKSPKKDVEEYYIGKVPRDSTVISDLKEINEFKSQKARILSEEDLGRGYFSGEWNLNQNPDELKKIYSWMFEFKQLCNEGIFTEKIYDYITNDFKTAAIKESLSDFIDKGENFKKQLNKLQSKLKPNTRLIFHKDADKVSFDDWVKQFNKWKGHLSSLHLWSQYLKSKQDCMDSEAKLFIDTIEKRNIHRDDVKALVSGNFADSLLNIVFEENEELNSFVGELHENKIKDFRDLDKKILELNRKRVFNKLNKNVPKIYGGASNEEARILAGEFTRKSGHLTVRSLLEKAGGIIKQIKPVFMMSPLSIAQYLDPTNPKLQFDVVIFDEASQVKPEDALGAFMRAKTAVVMGDTQQLPPTSFFDQIIGGESHDEVAGALDMESILHLCKLSFPVKMLKWHYRSRHESLINVSNKEFYDNNLLVYPSPSHDDPELGLKFKYCPNTVYERGEGSYNHGEAKEVVKAIFEHFEKYGDSKSLGVGTFSVAQRNAILEELEVERNKHPELEPLFSENREDRFFVKNLETIQGDERDVIFISVGYGFDQDRKMSLNFGPLNQDGGERRLNVLVTRAKEKCVVFSNFRSSDMHLTANPPFGVRALREFLEYAENLTMGNIPSNDDTIEPFEEAVYTFLTEKGYNVDKHVGCAGFRVDLAIIDDNNPGRYILGITTDGKMYASSKVARDRDRLREQVLDGLGWKIYHLWSTDWYRNREVSKERLIERIEQAKIDTIKEDEKRLEEERKFQERMEAEKQRRLEELQKAEEEEKRLEEEKNRETTDDFKEVSSEDDNKEDSVKANDNSKENIDKEESRSMELINQFSKDKNKSDDDHIPVKSGGNDKKSSNDDYISVDTNNGSSNSDYISVEDYSPRDNDDYISESEFDADSGLEDVISIDDEIINQIKSEADEELLKRSGADSFTSSSLNKVNDIVEKFSKSSEDKVNQIMDKRKNNDKDNIITSFIGSRLSSDNDKEDNDYITVEDNPSNGNEDNGYITVEDKASNEYNNDYINPEDNNNEDNDYISVEDSSLDEESDEVDYNDNDEVVITSDDEYEYLEVPADRELKDDEEFIEFIPNDKDIKNKDIKDKFDEYVGFDFDDSLEKTRDNKNSNQKDSDNNETTNRKDVDDKGKIPKARFRKKFHEETSNSDDEDELDQVISDIIKSENYDSQEASPLNTYGEISETKPAVNDNSDLNILNDEKLNSNKEESNVNSKNTHENHNNQKEYPVEVDESSNTYDDFYSISDINNPLKKNNIYYQPKNTKSESILDKASKFIKEIEYINNSLNEIENPTPPEKVHVIDRLSDTQYDDVESEDNQENIYDEYISDSNNRLNEEYITDTTVIDSDDLDIYVREFNKNSNYRSSNDLTGNTNYTNSNNKNTHDNKESINLDDDTLEEFIETVDKDYQKEEKERKNSENSLKSFDNRTLPSKGKTMKSYIKPYNTVSDLGLKSPEDVYDKSISYLAETISHIADVEGPVHKNIVIKRIKDQSGIKRAGSKLKSVVNDSIKYGEEKSLFTVIDDFIYSSNNTEITVRKREKPNIDYISNDEIGSNIKLVLIFKEHLKTEKLTKAVARNFGFKSTSKKTAKRIDSVIDLMLAKGIIENVEGEIQLK; from the coding sequence ATGAGCAAATCATCATCTTCAAAAAAAATTGAAAAGGAGTTTAAGGATTTACGTAAAAACCTTCTGGATTTAACACTTAGAAATCAACTTTTGAACTTTAAGGATCGTAATCAAACTCTAAACATATCTGATCAATCTCCTTCTAATGTTTATAATTTCCTTGTTTTACAGAACAAATCCATGAGGTTTGTATCAACAGGAAAGGCTGAAGATGAAAAGGAATCCCATAGCATTTTTAATATACGTAAACCAAAGTTTACCCATGATGACAATAAATTAGATGTGGATTTAACACCTAATCAGCTTCAAAAAAGACTTTTCTACATTAACAACCAATCTAAAACAATGTTGGAGGAGCAGGGTTATAATATTCTTTATATGGCAATCGGTTTTCTAAAATGGATTGATAGGTCCAAGCCTAAAAAGATTAATCTTGCACCACTTATCCTCATACCTGTTACAATGGAAAGAAAACAAATAGGCAATAACTTTTATCTACATTGGAGTGGTGAGGATATTCAAACAAACATTTCACTCAAAACTAAATTAAGTGAGGATGGAATTGAGATACCTGACTTTGAAGGTGGAAACTATGTTGAGGCTCCAGAAAGGTATATGAAAAAGGTATCTGAAGCTGTAAGCCATATGAAAAAATGGGAAGTTACAGACAAGGTGGCATTAGGATTCTTTTCATTTACCAAGTTTATAATGTATAATGATTTAAATCCTGAAAGCTGGAAAGATGGGGTGGATTTAACTAATCATCCTCTTATACAGGCAATATTTGATCCATCTGTAAACGACCAAGAAGGATTTAATGAGGCAGACATTGACAAGAAAGTAAACTATAGGGATATGTATCAGGTTCTAGATGCAGATTCCTCACAGATTGCTGTAATTGAGGATGTCAAAGCCGGACGTAATTTGGTTGTTGAAGGTCCACCGGGTACTGGTAAATCTCAGACAATTGTCAATCTAATCGCCGAATTAATAGCTGACGGTAAAACAGTTCTTTTTGTAGCAGAAAAAATGGCTGCATTGGAAGTAGTAAAGAATAGATTAAGTTCAGTAGGTTTGGGAAAATATGTCCTGGAATTACATTCCCATAAAACAAGACGTAAAAAATTCCTAAAAGAACTTCAAAAATCAGCTAATGTACGTTCCACCAGGGATTTGAATATTGATAGAACCATTAGAAAACTTGAAACTTTAAAAGTTCAATTAGACGATTATGCAGAGATAATTCATAAACCTTTATATGCTGTTCAATTATCCCCATATGATTTATATGGTAAGAAGGAATATGCCGAGGAGTATTTCTCAAAACAGGGAAAAATATTACCTCTTGTAAGATTTGACCATCCTGAAGATTTAACAATGAAGGATCTTGATGACATTGTTATTTCACTTGAAAATCTTGCAGAGTTACATGGAACCATTAATCAGGAGAATCCATGGAGTTATTGTTCACCAGATAGTTTGCTTCCAAGTGATTTAAGAGAAATTGAACTATTAATCACTGATTCCTCAGCGGCTTTAGACGATTTTAAAATAGAGGCAGAAATAGCTGAGGAAACATATGGAATTAAGGAACCTGTTAATCTTGAAAGCTATAATAAAACAATAGAATCTCTAAACTTCTTGGATGGAGAATATCCTATTGTAGACAAAAACTTACTTCAATCATCAGTATGGAACAGCCCAAAAGAAGGATTGAAATTAATCGAGGATTTGGAAAAATATCAAAAATCAGCAAAAGTTTTAGATAAATTCCACAAAGAAATATTAAATGAGGATATCGATGGTTTAATAAGGGAATTCGAGGAAGCTTCACATAAAAAATTCTCATTCTTTTCAAAATCACCTAAAAAGGATGTTGAAGAGTACTATATCGGTAAAGTTCCAAGGGACTCAACTGTTATAAGTGATTTAAAAGAAATTAATGAATTCAAATCTCAGAAAGCAAGAATCCTTTCAGAAGAGGATTTAGGTCGTGGATACTTCTCAGGTGAATGGAACTTAAATCAAAATCCGGATGAACTTAAAAAGATTTATAGTTGGATGTTTGAATTTAAGCAGTTATGTAATGAAGGCATATTCACCGAAAAGATTTATGACTATATTACAAATGACTTTAAAACAGCAGCTATTAAAGAGTCTTTAAGTGACTTTATAGATAAGGGTGAAAACTTTAAAAAGCAACTCAACAAACTCCAATCAAAACTTAAACCAAACACCAGATTAATATTCCATAAGGATGCGGATAAGGTATCATTTGATGATTGGGTGAAACAGTTTAATAAATGGAAGGGACATTTGTCCTCACTTCATTTATGGAGCCAATATCTAAAATCCAAACAGGATTGTATGGATAGTGAAGCAAAACTATTCATAGACACCATAGAAAAAAGAAACATTCATAGGGATGACGTTAAAGCTTTGGTTTCAGGTAACTTTGCTGACAGTTTACTTAACATTGTATTTGAGGAAAACGAGGAATTAAACTCATTTGTAGGAGAGTTACATGAAAACAAGATAAAAGATTTCAGAGATCTGGATAAAAAAATCTTGGAGTTAAATAGGAAACGTGTTTTCAACAAACTTAACAAGAACGTTCCTAAGATTTATGGAGGAGCAAGTAATGAAGAGGCAAGAATACTTGCAGGGGAATTTACAAGAAAAAGTGGACACTTAACCGTAAGATCATTACTTGAAAAGGCAGGAGGAATTATAAAACAGATAAAACCTGTATTTATGATGAGTCCTTTATCCATTGCCCAGTATTTGGATCCTACAAATCCTAAACTACAGTTTGATGTTGTAATATTCGATGAGGCAAGTCAAGTCAAACCTGAGGATGCTTTAGGTGCATTTATGCGTGCTAAAACAGCAGTTGTTATGGGTGATACACAACAATTACCTCCTACTTCTTTCTTTGACCAGATTATAGGCGGGGAGTCCCATGATGAAGTTGCAGGTGCTTTGGATATGGAAAGTATTCTTCATTTATGTAAACTTTCATTTCCTGTAAAAATGTTAAAATGGCATTATAGAAGTCGTCATGAATCACTAATTAATGTATCCAATAAGGAATTCTATGATAATAATCTACTTGTTTATCCGTCACCTTCACATGATGATCCTGAATTAGGACTTAAATTTAAATACTGTCCCAACACTGTTTATGAACGTGGTGAGGGATCCTATAATCACGGTGAGGCTAAAGAAGTTGTAAAGGCAATCTTTGAACATTTTGAAAAATACGGTGACAGCAAAAGCTTAGGTGTTGGAACATTTTCAGTTGCACAGAGAAATGCTATCCTGGAGGAACTGGAAGTAGAAAGAAATAAACATCCCGAATTGGAACCATTATTCTCTGAAAACCGTGAGGACAGGTTCTTTGTCAAGAACCTTGAAACCATACAAGGAGATGAGAGGGATGTTATCTTTATTAGTGTAGGTTATGGTTTTGACCAGGATAGAAAAATGTCTTTAAACTTTGGTCCATTAAACCAGGACGGTGGAGAAAGACGTTTAAATGTACTTGTAACACGTGCAAAAGAGAAATGTGTTGTATTCTCTAATTTCCGTTCAAGTGACATGCATTTAACTGCCAATCCGCCATTCGGTGTAAGGGCTTTAAGGGAATTCTTAGAATATGCTGAAAATTTAACAATGGGAAATATTCCAAGTAATGATGATACAATCGAACCATTTGAAGAGGCAGTTTATACATTCCTTACAGAAAAAGGTTATAATGTTGACAAACATGTAGGATGTGCAGGTTTTAGAGTAGATTTGGCTATTATTGATGATAACAATCCTGGAAGATATATTTTAGGTATTACCACTGACGGTAAGATGTATGCATCAAGTAAAGTTGCAAGAGATAGGGATAGACTTAGAGAGCAAGTTCTTGATGGTCTAGGCTGGAAAATATACCATTTATGGTCTACCGATTGGTATAGAAATCGTGAAGTATCTAAAGAAAGACTTATCGAAAGAATTGAACAAGCTAAAATAGATACAATAAAAGAGGATGAAAAACGTCTTGAAGAGGAGAGAAAATTCCAGGAGAGAATGGAAGCTGAAAAACAAAGAAGATTAGAAGAGCTACAAAAAGCAGAAGAAGAGGAAAAACGTCTTGAAGAGGAGAAAAATCGTGAAACAACCGATGACTTTAAGGAAGTTTCCAGTGAAGACGATAATAAAGAAGATTCCGTTAAGGCTAATGATAATTCTAAAGAAAACATTGATAAGGAAGAATCAAGATCTATGGAATTAATCAATCAATTCTCAAAGGATAAAAATAAATCAGATGATGATCATATCCCAGTGAAATCTGGAGGCAATGATAAAAAATCTTCTAACGATGATTATATCTCCGTAGATACAAATAATGGCTCCTCTAATAGTGATTATATATCTGTGGAGGATTATAGTCCTAGAGACAATGATGATTATATATCTGAAAGTGAGTTTGATGCTGATAGTGGTCTCGAGGATGTAATCTCTATTGATGATGAAATTATTAATCAAATTAAAAGCGAGGCCGATGAGGAATTACTTAAAAGATCTGGAGCTGATAGTTTTACAAGCTCCTCATTGAATAAAGTTAATGACATTGTGGAAAAATTTTCAAAATCATCTGAGGATAAAGTAAATCAAATCATGGATAAAAGAAAAAACAATGATAAAGATAATATAATCACTTCGTTTATCGGTTCTAGATTATCCTCAGATAACGATAAGGAAGATAACGATTATATAACTGTAGAGGATAATCCATCTAATGGCAATGAAGATAATGGTTATATAACCGTTGAAGATAAGGCTTCAAATGAATATAATAATGATTATATAAATCCAGAAGATAATAATAATGAAGATAATGATTATATAAGTGTTGAGGACAGCTCCTTGGATGAAGAAAGCGATGAGGTTGACTATAATGACAATGATGAGGTTGTAATAACCTCTGATGATGAATATGAATATTTGGAAGTTCCGGCTGATAGGGAACTTAAGGACGATGAGGAGTTTATTGAATTTATTCCAAACGATAAAGACATTAAAAACAAGGATATTAAAGACAAGTTTGACGAATATGTGGGATTTGACTTTGATGATAGTTTGGAAAAAACTAGGGATAATAAAAATTCTAATCAAAAAGACTCAGACAATAATGAAACCACCAATAGAAAGGATGTAGACGATAAGGGAAAAATTCCTAAAGCCCGCTTTAGAAAAAAATTCCATGAAGAGACTAGTAACTCCGATGATGAAGATGAACTTGATCAAGTTATCTCAGATATCATAAAAAGTGAAAATTATGACTCCCAGGAAGCAAGTCCTTTAAACACTTATGGTGAAATCTCAGAAACAAAACCTGCAGTAAATGATAATTCAGATTTAAATATCTTAAACGATGAAAAACTTAACTCCAATAAAGAAGAATCAAATGTTAATTCAAAAAATACTCATGAAAACCATAATAATCAAAAGGAATATCCTGTTGAAGTTGATGAAAGTTCAAATACCTATGATGACTTCTATTCAATATCTGATATCAACAATCCATTAAAGAAAAACAATATTTACTATCAACCTAAAAACACTAAAAGCGAGTCAATACTTGATAAGGCTTCCAAATTCATTAAAGAAATAGAATACATCAATAATTCTTTAAACGAAATAGAAAATCCGACACCTCCAGAAAAGGTACATGTGATTGATAGATTATCCGATACACAATATGATGATGTTGAATCTGAAGACAATCAAGAAAATATATACGATGAATATATCAGTGATTCAAATAATAGATTAAATGAGGAATATATTACAGACACCACAGTTATTGATTCAGATGACTTGGATATTTATGTTAGGGAATTTAACAAAAACTCAAACTATAGAAGCTCCAATGATTTAACTGGAAATACCAATTACACAAATTCCAACAATAAAAATACACATGATAATAAGGAGTCAATCAATTTAGATGATGATACCCTTGAAGAGTTTATAGAAACAGTAGATAAGGATTATCAGAAAGAAGAAAAGGAAAGGAAAAATTCCGAAAACAGTCTTAAATCTTTTGATAACAGAACATTACCGTCAAAAGGAAAAACAATGAAAAGTTACATTAAACCTTACAATACTGTCTCAGATTTAGGATTAAAATCTCCAGAGGACGTTTATGATAAATCCATATCCTACCTTGCAGAAACCATATCCCATATTGCAGATGTTGAAGGTCCTGTTCATAAGAATATAGTTATTAAAAGAATTAAAGATCAATCTGGTATAAAGAGAGCAGGTTCCAAACTTAAATCAGTAGTTAATGACAGTATAAAATATGGTGAGGAAAAAAGCCTATTTACTGTTATTGATGATTTTATCTACTCCAGTAATAACACTGAAATCACAGTAAGAAAAAGAGAAAAACCAAACATTGACTATATATCAAATGACGAGATCGGATCCAATATTAAGTTGGTTCTAATATTTAAAGAACATTTGAAAACCGAGAAATTGACAAAAGCCGTTGCCCGTAATTTTGGATTTAAATCAACATCTAAAAAAACAGCAAAAAGAATTGATAGTGTTATTGATTTAATGCTTGCAAAAGGAATAATTGAAAATGTGGAAGGAGAAATACAATTAAAATAG